A stretch of Elusimicrobiota bacterium DNA encodes these proteins:
- a CDS encoding ABC transporter substrate-binding protein, protein MNSRDDQARRFIKSPVRWFFAGAAVLFVLVALGRAKEGPATVVVCNDTQDPRTMDPFLELTEKNHVLLQQMMEGLVRFDPEGKVIPCLAESWEQVDPLRLRFHLRKDVEFHNGEPFNAEVVRFSAQTFSDPNGVYPGKGFVSSIDRVEVVDPSTVDIVTRFPDGILLRRFAGLIFMVPPDYYKRVGSRGFSERPVGTGPFKFLRHVPGREIVLAANKRYWRVGWPKFDQLIFRFIAMESQVQALIDGKTDVLTDLPGTMTLRVMENPSTQVIKKESMYTVTGHFNTSKGILADVRVRRAIDHAINVKELIRYDLLANGVPMASLSFPGQVGYDPSLTPYKFDVPKAKHLLKEAGVQTPVRLTMVTVPFGERTAKIIAKQLEVIGLKVDLSVYPDAEIFQAFQNHTWDIGVAVLPSPIAHIAFPLTLMFFSQSPYSLHKSPEFDRMFLDAVTALDPVEQEKKFCALVRYVHDEALGIFTYQRIKTYGVNRRVHFVPSVTGMAHFVDTTLEEAPSIGSK, encoded by the coding sequence AGAGGGCCCCGCGACGGTGGTCGTGTGCAACGACACCCAGGACCCCCGCACCATGGACCCCTTCCTCGAGTTAACCGAAAAAAACCACGTTCTGCTTCAGCAAATGATGGAGGGTCTCGTGCGGTTCGATCCCGAGGGGAAAGTGATCCCCTGTTTGGCCGAATCCTGGGAGCAGGTGGATCCCCTTCGCCTGCGATTTCATTTGCGAAAGGACGTTGAGTTTCACAACGGGGAACCCTTCAACGCCGAGGTGGTTCGCTTCAGCGCCCAAACGTTTTCCGATCCCAACGGGGTGTATCCCGGCAAAGGGTTCGTTTCCTCCATCGACCGCGTGGAGGTCGTGGATCCCTCGACCGTCGACATCGTCACCCGATTTCCCGACGGAATATTATTGCGCCGGTTCGCGGGTTTGATCTTTATGGTCCCGCCCGACTATTACAAACGAGTCGGGAGCCGCGGATTCTCCGAGCGTCCCGTGGGGACCGGGCCTTTTAAGTTTCTCCGGCATGTCCCCGGACGGGAAATCGTCCTGGCCGCCAACAAGCGTTATTGGCGGGTCGGATGGCCCAAATTCGATCAACTGATTTTTCGGTTCATCGCCATGGAAAGCCAAGTCCAGGCGTTGATCGATGGAAAAACCGACGTCCTGACCGATTTGCCGGGGACCATGACCCTCCGCGTGATGGAAAATCCTTCCACGCAGGTCATTAAGAAGGAATCGATGTACACGGTGACGGGCCACTTCAATACCTCCAAGGGAATTCTCGCCGATGTGCGCGTTCGCCGGGCCATCGATCACGCCATCAACGTTAAGGAGTTGATCCGTTACGATTTGCTCGCGAACGGCGTGCCGATGGCCAGCCTGTCCTTCCCCGGCCAGGTGGGCTACGACCCTTCGCTGACGCCCTACAAATTCGACGTCCCCAAAGCCAAACATCTTCTCAAAGAGGCCGGGGTTCAAACACCGGTTCGTTTGACCATGGTGACGGTCCCTTTCGGTGAACGGACGGCCAAAATCATCGCCAAACAGCTGGAGGTGATCGGACTCAAAGTCGATCTCAGCGTCTATCCGGACGCCGAGATCTTTCAGGCGTTTCAAAACCACACCTGGGATATCGGCGTGGCCGTCCTACCGAGCCCCATCGCCCACATTGCTTTCCCGCTCACGCTCATGTTCTTTTCCCAGTCGCCCTACAGCCTCCATAAAAGTCCGGAATTCGACCGGATGTTTTTGGACGCGGTGACGGCCCTGGACCCGGTAGAGCAGGAAAAGAAATTTTGCGCCCTCGTCCGTTACGTCCACGACGAAGCGCTGGGGATCTTTACCTACCAACGGATTAAAACCTACGGGGTCAATCGCCGAGTCCACTTTGTTCCCTCGGTCACCGGCATGGCGCATTTCGTCGACACCACGCTCGAAGAAGCCCCTTCCATCGGTTCCAAGTAA